A part of Paenibacillus sp. genomic DNA contains:
- a CDS encoding YqhG family protein: protein MNPKDVQRFVMRYLEATECHVTEKSPAHVTVRLSPEADKDLTNRHYYWSFIERTGATPETMTMTFVFDPEARAAAVAPSAGGPAGAPAPGAVPGGAPGGASGGGNAPGAPGAPGAPGAPGAPGAPGGDSILGRYFGFTPAPSMVGRTPFDEVTYGSRRLEQLFGIVRTKGKYVQMFEDVHVPRGAPPAAFTTWLGVNYKVEFCCDMKRDELHSLGISLLTGQIVEDFQEALSSLSLTPRLPPNVLVQRPVWSIRRAIAALEQHVERDIRNYNHDWAAAAKARLDDELARVDEYYGELLPTIEDPEQRAAAEAQYQARRRELEWQYSPRIEANVVNAGIFHLASDTPLSR, encoded by the coding sequence GTGAATCCGAAAGACGTGCAACGATTCGTTATGCGGTATTTGGAGGCGACGGAGTGTCACGTGACGGAGAAGTCGCCCGCGCACGTGACGGTGCGGCTGTCGCCCGAGGCGGACAAGGATTTGACGAACCGCCATTATTATTGGAGCTTCATCGAACGGACGGGCGCGACGCCGGAGACGATGACGATGACGTTCGTGTTCGATCCGGAGGCGCGGGCCGCGGCGGTTGCGCCGTCCGCGGGAGGACCCGCCGGCGCTCCGGCGCCGGGGGCCGTCCCCGGGGGAGCTCCCGGGGGTGCTTCCGGAGGCGGCAATGCTCCAGGGGCTCCTGGGGCTCCTGGGGCTCCTGGGGCTCCCGGCGCTCCTGGGGCTCCTGGCGGCGATTCGATTTTAGGGCGGTACTTCGGGTTTACGCCGGCCCCCTCCATGGTCGGCCGCACGCCGTTCGACGAAGTGACGTACGGCAGCCGGCGGCTCGAGCAGCTGTTCGGCATCGTCCGGACCAAGGGCAAATACGTCCAAATGTTCGAAGACGTCCACGTCCCGCGCGGCGCTCCCCCGGCGGCGTTCACGACGTGGCTCGGCGTCAATTACAAGGTCGAATTTTGCTGCGACATGAAACGGGACGAGCTGCACTCGCTCGGCATCTCGCTGCTGACGGGGCAAATCGTGGAGGATTTCCAAGAAGCGCTGTCCTCCCTGTCGCTGACGCCGCGATTGCCGCCGAACGTGCTCGTACAGCGTCCCGTTTGGTCGATCCGACGGGCGATTGCGGCGCTGGAGCAGCATGTCGAGCGCGACATCCGTAACTACAACCACGATTGGGCGGCCGCCGCGAAAGCGCGGCTCGACGACGAGCTCGCCCGCGTCGACGAATATTACGGCGAGCTGCTGCCGACGATCGAGGATCCGGAGCAGCGCGCGGCGGCGGAAGCTCAATACCAGGCGCGCCGGCGCGAGCTGGAATGGCAATATTCGCCACGCATTGAGGCGAATGTCGTCAACGCCGGCATCTTCCATCTCGCATCCGACACGCCGTTGTCGCGTTAG